From a single Lolium rigidum isolate FL_2022 chromosome 7, APGP_CSIRO_Lrig_0.1, whole genome shotgun sequence genomic region:
- the LOC124669951 gene encoding probable protein phosphatase 2C 33 produces the protein MAGAERERSRLPPALPLATLIGRELRAGGSERPALRYGHAGFAKRGEDYFLVKPDCLRVPGDPSTAFSVFAVFDGHNGVSAAVFSKEHLLEHVMSALPPEIGSRDDWLQALPRALVAGFVKADIDFQRKGEVSGTTATLVVVDGFTVTVASVGDSRCILDTQGGELQLLTVDHRLEENVEERERVTASGGEVGRLNLFGGQEVGPLRCWPGGLCLSRSIGDMDVGEYIVPIPHVKQVKLSNVGGRLIMASDGIWDALSNEAAAESCRGLPAELAAKLVVKQALKKSGLKDDTTCVVVDIIPSDHRLPSPQLSPKRNQNKLKSLLFGRRSHSSIGKFGGKSASIGSVEELFEEGSAVLEERLGRNLSLKETTLPPSRCAICQVDQEPFEGLMEENGGSHCSSPFAPWGGPYLCLDCRKKKDAMEGKRASCSTACR, from the exons ATGGCCGGcgcagagagggagaggagcaGGTTGCCGCCGGCGCTGCCCCTGGCCACGCTGATCGGGCGCGAGCTCCGCGCTGGAGGCTCCGAGCGCCCGGCCCTGCGCTACGGCCACGCCGGCTTCGCCAAGCGCGGGGAGGACTACTTTCTTGTCAAGCCCGACTGCCTCCGCGTCCCCGGCGACCCCTCCACGGCCTTCTCTGTCTTCGCT GTGTTCGACGGCCACAATGGGGTGTCGGCGGCGGTGTTCAGCAAGGAGCATCTGCTGGAGCACGTGATGAGCGCGCTGCCGCCGGAGATCGGCAGCCGCGACGACTGGCTGCAGGCGCTGCCCCGCGCGCTCGTCGCCGGCTTTGTCAAGGCGGACATCGACTTCCAGCGAAAGG GGGAGGTGTCGGGGACGACAGCAACGCTGGTGGTCGTCGATGGCTTCACGGTCACCGTGGCCTCGGTTGGGGATTCCCGGTGCATTCTTGACACACAGGGCGGCGAGCTGCAGCTGCTAACTGTGGACCACAGGCTGGAGGAGAATGTCGAGGAGAGGGAGCGTGTCACGGCCAGTGGTGGGGAGGTCGGCCGTCTGAACCTCTTCGGCGGGCAGGAG GTCGGTCCTCTTCGTTGCTGGCCAGGTGGCTTGTGCCTCTCAAGATCCATTGGGGACATGGATGTTGGGGAGTACATTGTGCCGATTCCACATGTCAAGCAAGTGAAG CTCTCAAATGTCGGAGGAAGGCTGATAATGGCATCAGATGGCATATGGGATGCACTATCCAATGAAGCAGCGGCAGAGTCATGCCGAGGATTGCCTGCAGAACTGGCTGCAAAGCTTGTAGTTAAG CAAGCTCTAAAGAAAAGTGGGCTGAAGGATGACACCACTTGTGTGGTGGTTGACATCATCCCATCCGATCATCGTTTGCCATCGCCACAGTTATCCCCAAAGAGAAACCAGAACAAGCTCAAGTCTCTTCTTTTTGGTAGAAGGTCACACAGTTCGATCGGAAAGTTTGGAGGCAAATCTGCCTCTATTGGTTCTGTAGAGGAGTTATTCGAAGAAGGCTCTGCAGTGTTGGAAGAAAG GTTGGGTAGGAATTTGTCTTTGAAAGAAACAACTTTGCCACCGTCTCGCTGTGCAATCTGCCAAGTGGACCAAGAACCATTCGAAGGTTTGATGGAGGAGAATGGAGGTAGTCACTGCTCTTCTCCATTTGCGCCTTGGGGAGGTCCTTATCTGTGTCTGGACTGTCGAAAAAAGAAGGACGCGATGGAGGGCAAAAGAGCTAGCTGCTCGACAGCCTGTAGGTGA